The Terriglobales bacterium genomic interval TCGCCGTCGGGCCCATGTCGTAATGGATCTCTGAGCACGGACCGCACGGTCCCGTATCGCCCATCTGCCAGAAGTTGTCTTTGATTCCGAACTCGTAGATGCGCTCTTTCGGCACGCCCTGATCGTCGTGCCAATACCCGTACGCCTCTTCGTCGCGCGCAACACCGTTCTCGCCTTTAAAGATCGTCACGAAGAGCTTGTCTTTAGGAATTCCATACCACTCAGGCGAGGTGATCAGTTCCCACGCAAACCGGATCGCATCCTTCTTGAAATAATCGCCAAAGCTGAAATTGCCCAGCATCTCGAAAAACGTGTGGTGACGATTCGTGAAACCAACGTTCTCGAGATCGTTGTGCTTGCCACCCGCCCGCACGCACTTCTGGGACGTCGTTGCCCGCGAATAGTCGCGCTTCTCCAGGCCAAGGAACACGTCTTTGAACTGATTCATGCCCGCGTTGGTGAAGAGCAGGGTGGGGTCGTTGGCCGGGACCAGCGACGACGAGTGAATTTCCTTATGACCGTTCTGGATGAAGTAGTCGAGAAACTTGCGGCGAATTTGCGAGCCGGTAAGCATAGTTGTCCGTGGATGAAGAGTAACCTTCGATTTTAGCAGGCAGGAAGGCGCCGAACCGGCGCCTTGGCTTACTTCTGTTCCGCCAGCAGGCGTTCCATGAACTTCGTGTCGAAGTTGCCGCTGCGGAAATCCGGATGCTGCAAGATGCGCTTATGAAGCGGAATGCTGGTGTGGATGCCTTCCACGATGAACATCTCCAGCGCACGCGACATGCGGGAGATCGCCTCGTCCCGGTCGCGTCCCCGCACGATCAGCTTCGCGATGAGCGAGTCGTAGTAGGGAGGAATCACCGCCTCCGCATATGCCGCCGTATCAAGACGCACTCCGGTCCCACCTGGAGGATTGAATACCTTGATCTTCCCGGCCGAGGGTGTGAATTTCTCCGGATGCTCGGCATTGATCCGGCACTCGATTGCATGACCCGCCGGCGCCGGTGTCCCTCGCAGAACGGAATCCAGTTTCTCGCCCAGTGCGATGCGGATCTGGCTCTTCACCAGGTCAACATTGGTGACCATCTCAGTCACCGGATGTTCCACCTGGATTCGCGTGTTCATCTCGATGAAGTACAGCTTGCCGTCTTCATCCATCAGGAACTCGATGGTGCCGGCGTTCACGTATCCGATCTTGCTCAGTGTTCGCGATAGCAACTCGCCGATCTCTTTGCGCAATTCGGGGGTGACCTTGACCGAAGGTGCTTCTTCGAGCAGCTTTTGATGCCGCCTTTGGATGCTGCACTCGCGCTCACCGAGGGACACGACGTTGCCGTGCTGGTCCGCGAGCACCTGGAACTCGATATGCCGCGGATGCTCGATGAACTTCTCCATGTACATATCGCCGTTCCCGAACGCTGCGGCGGCCTCGGAACTGGCGGCATGGAACGCGTTCGGCAGCTCTTCTTCGTTGCGGATGACGCGCATGCCGCGTCCGCCACCGCCGTGTGCAGCCTTCACGATCACCGGGAAACCAACCGATTTCGCATACTCCATGGCTTCATCGGCAGAGCTGAGGAGGCCTTCGCTTCCCGGAAGGATCGGCACGCCCGCGGCCTTCATCGCCGCACGCGCCTTCTCCTTCTCGCCCATCAGGCGCGTCACTTCCGGAGGAGGCCCAATGAACTTCATGCCGCACGTCTCTACCACCTCGGCGAAGTTGGCGTTCTCGCTCAACAGCCCATAGCCGGGATGGATTGCCTCCACGTTGGCGATTTCGGCGGCGGAAATCACGGCGGGAATATTCAGGTAACTTTCCTGCACCTTCGGCGGGCCGATGCAGATGGCTTCATCAGCAAAGCGGACGTGCAATGAATTGCGGTCCGCTTCGCTGTAAATAGCGACGGTCTTGATGCCCAGCTCTTTGCAGGCACAAATGACGCGCAGGGCGATTTCGCCCCGATTAGCGATAAGAATTTTGCGAAACATTCGGTGATCTAAATTGGGGACTATCAGCTACGGCTTTACCGCAAACAGCGCCTGCCCATATTCCACGGGCTGCCCGTTTTCCACGAATCGCTTCACGATGGTGCCGGAGAAGTCCGATTCAATTTCATTCATCAGCTTCATCGCTTCCACGATGCAGAGCACCTGTCCGACGGAAACCGGATCACCGGGTTTCACAAAGGGAGGAGCTCCCGGGGAAGGCGATTCATAGAACGTTCCCACGATCGGTGACTTGATCACATGTGCACCGGCCGTTTCATCTTCTTCCGCAGCCGGAGCCGCCGCAGAAGCTGGAGCCGAAGGCGCCGACGCTGCTGTCGAAACGGGTGCCGCTGTGTGTGCTACCGGTGCGGACGCCGGCGCAACCGCGGCCGGAGCAGCGATCGTCATTACCGGAGCAACTGCCCCGCCACGACGCACGCGAAGCTTTACATCGCCGCGCTCAAGTTCAAACTCGGCGATATCTTTATCAATTAAGAATTCGATTAGTTCCCGGATCTCTTTTTGATTCATCTTAGAGAATGATCAATTCCTTGCTTAAGGATGTCAGGACATCGCAGCCATCATCTGTAACGGCTACCATGTCTTCTATGCGGACACCGCCCGCTTTCTCGACATAAACACCGGGCTCGATCGTTATCACCATGCCCGGACGAAGTATTTCTTTTTGATCGCGCGCCAGCCGGGGACCTTCGTGGATCTCCAGTCCCACACCATGTCCGGTCGAGTGAATGAAGAACCGGTCAAGTCCGACGTCGCCAATCTTTGTGTTGCGAAGTACGCTTCGGCAGGCGTAGTCCACGTCGCCTGCGGTCGCCCCAGGCTGCACCGCCCTAATGCCTGCCAGTTGCGAATCCAGCACCGCCTCGTACATCCGGCGAGCCTCTGCTGATGGCCGTCCGACATGGACTGTACGCGTCATGTCGGAACAATAACCGCCGAGTATAACACCATAGTCGAGCACGACGAAGCCACGGGAGGGAATCCGCGCATCCGAAGCCACTCCGTGCGGCAATGCCGAACGCGGTCCCGACGCCACAATCGTCTCGAACGACATCTTCTGCGCGCCGCGCTTTCGCGCCTCGTACTCGAGTTCGGCCGCGACCTCCGTCTCCCGCACTCCCGGTCGGATGGCCTTCAACGCCACCTCGAAGAGGTCCACGCCCAATTGCACCGCGCGGCGAATCGACGACACTTCCTCCGAGTCTTTGATGGTTCGAATGCTCTCTACCAGCCCGGTCGTTTCTTTCAGTTTCACCTTCGCCGGCAACATTTTTCGCAGACGCGAGCGCAGCCACACCTGCATGTGTTCCGCTTCGATTCCGACATTGCCAGCCTGAAGCCGCACAATCTGTTGTGCCGCGGCTTCCAGAGCGGGTCCTTTGGAAATCAGGACGCGCGCACCCTTCACTTGCTCCTGCGCCTGCGACTTATAGCGCCCGTCGGTGATGAATATGCTGCGACCGCCGCTGAACACTAGCACGCCGGCAGTCCCCGTGAACCCCGTCAGGTAACGCACATTGGGCAGGTGCGTGACCAGAAGGGTATCGAGGCCCCGTTTTTCAATGTCTTTCAGCAGCAGTTGTCGTCGGCCATTCTGCGACATACCTGAATTGTAGCAACCACAAAATAAGAAACGCCGGTGCAGGACCGGCGTTGTGAAACCTCGGTGTTCCTATTTCAGTTTTACGCTCCTCAGCATCTGCTCAAAGGTCGGACGCAACTTGCTGAAGTCGCGTTCCGGCGAAATGAACACAAAATACAGAACCGTTCCGTCTTTTCGAGGCATGGTCACCAGCCAGTCGCGTTCGCGCAGCTTTTTTCCGCTACTGTCCTGGATCGGCGAGGTACCAGTCAGGTCCACAGATCTTCCGGTGGTGCCATTGACGCGAATGTCGTCGCCGCTGTTCACCGTGCGCAGATCAGGATTCGATTGCTTCAACGACGCGACTAATTCGTTTGTGGCATCTCTCATCGTCGAGCTTTCCGGCTGGAATCCGTTGATGATCACGCCGTACGCGACCGCGTCCTGGGAGATACCCGCTTCCGGCGCTATCGTGACAGCCGATTCCTGGTTCCCGAAGACCTTCCAGTTCGAAGGGTACGAAACGGTATACGCGCCATGATTCAGCGACTGCATGCTTCCGCTCGGCTGCACTGCTCCAATGCCCGCGTCCGATACCGTGCTGGCCTGTCCTTGCGCGCGTTGCTGAATTTCCTGCGCCGAGTATCCCTTTACGTTCGCAGCCTGCTGGTGAATTCGGTTGAACTCGGAGCTGCTACCCGCGAAGCTCTTGCGCGGAAACTGCGAAACCTCTTTCGACACCGCCGTCACGCGATTGCCCGGGTTGGGGTGATCGCTCAGGAATTGCGGCCCAGCAGCTCCGCCGCCCCCACTTTCCTGTTCGAGCTTGCGGAAGAAGTTGGCCATCTCGACGGGGTTGTAGCCGGCGTTGTATAGGATTCGTGCACCGACGGCGTCCGCCTGTGACTCGGCCGAACGCGAGTACTTAAGGAACACCGAGCCCACGCCAAACGATAGGCCCAGCCTTGCCACCTGGCCCATCACGCCGTTCCCGAGCATGCCGCCCAGGATGGCGAGTGGCACCTGCGCCATCATTTGTTTCGAAGCCTGGTTCGTTGAATGCCGGTAGTAAACATGCGACATCTCGTGCGCGATCACGCCCGCCAGTTGCGCTTCGTTATCAGCCGCCTGGATCGTGCCCAGGTTTACGAAAATCGGTCCGCCCGGCAGCGCAAAGGCGTTGATGTCCTTCTGCTGCACGACGTGGAACTCGTAGGGCCAATTGGGCTGGGGCATTGTGTTCGCCAGCTTCTTTCCGATCGACTGCACATACTGAGTGATCGGGCTGCTGTCCGGCAGAAGCGGCATCTGCTTCTTCACTTCAGCCGCGTTCTGCTTGCCTAGTTCAACGTCCTGCTCTGGGGAAAAGAAGTTCGATCCTCCCGGTTTCGGGAGCGGCACCATGGCTTGTGCCCACGAGGGCACGGTGATGCCGAAAACTAGGATGACCGCTAATATGCGACTTAGGGCGTTATGCCTCATTTCATTCCTCGCAAATACACTCGGGACCCAAGAGATATTCCACTCTTCTCCCCACGTGCTGTAAAGGTATTAACCCGCCACGTAAGTCATAGATGCTGCTCAGGCGCTTCTGAATCTTCAGGCAAAAGAAAAAGGCTGGCGATCTGCCAGCCCTCGGTAACAGCTAAGTCTATTTGTGGTCCGAACTTGCGTTGAATTCACGACGGCTTGCAGCCCGTGTCGCTTTCGCGGCTTGGGGCACCGCAAACTCCGGCCCGTACTTCTCCAGCAGAACCGGGACCAAGGCACCCTCGGCTTCCTTGATGAACCGCATCTTGCCATCTTTCTCGATGTCGATCCGGACGAAGTCTCCGAGTTTTACCTGGCTGGTCGCGACGAGGTTGGCAAGAGGGAACACGATATGACGTTCAATCGCACGCTTCAGGTGCCTTGCACCGTACTTCGGATCGGTGCCCTCTTTCAGCAGGAATTGCTTAACCGCAGGCGTACAACTGAACACGAACTGGTTGTTACCAGTCGCCTGCAGGATCCGTTGTTGCACCATTCCTAGTTCAATTTCGAGAATCTGTTCCAGGTGCTCCGGCCGTAAGGTCTTGAACACAACGACCTTGTCGATGCGGTTCATGAACTCCGGCGAGAACTTCCGGCGCGCCGCATCCTGCGCGGTGCGCGTCATCTTCTCGTCAAGCTTGGCATCCACGAACGGGGCCTTCGGACCGAAGCCCATGCCGCCGCCGACCAAATCGCTCATTTCGGAGGCGCCGAGGTTGGAGGTCATCACGATCAGACACTGCGAAAGGTCGACCCGACGGTTATCACCGAGCGTGAGGGTGGCCTTGTCGAGTATTCCCAGCAGCAACTGCCATAGAGCATCAGACGCCTTCTCGATTTCGTCGAACAGCAGAATCGAAAGCTTCAGCTTGTCCGTATGCCACTGATTCAACGCCTCTTGCGTCAGCAAAGGATGTGTTTCGCGATGGCCGAGGTACCCCGGTGGCGACCCGATCAGCTTGGCAATTTCGTGCGAGTGCTGGAATTCCGCGCAGTCGATCTTGATCAGCGCCCTCGGATCGCCAAAAAGGGATTCCGCGAGCGATTCAACGACTCGGGTCTTGCCCGACCCGGTGGGACCGAGAAAGAGGAGGTTGCCGACAGGCCGTCCTGGCGGATTCAATCCTGCCAAAAACATCTGGTAGATCTCGACAACTTTGTCGACCGCCTGATCCTGCCCTACGATTCTGCGCCGTAACGCAGCGTCAAACTCAGAGGCATCTCCGCTGCGCCGGTTGGGGTCAAGTACTGCATTAATACCGGTTCTCATAAAACCTTACATTCGGCTGAACGTGCCGAAATTCTCAAAAATGATGAAGAGAACGGGCCTCGGAAGTTACAGCCCAAGTAAGCCGACTGGACCCCACCGCCGTCCGGCTTCATCTACTGGATTCCTTAGATGCGCATTCGAGCTATGGCGAAGAGTCGGTCATGAAATGCCTGGAAACTGCCACTTCACGCTATTACTCAGAGGCATGAGAGAGCAGGAGTGTTGCTCTCTAAGGTGCAATGAACTTGTGGATTATTTTCAGCATCTCACAACGTGCTACTATCGGGCCATCCAAGCACTGGTGCCCGTTTACGATGTCAAGTAATTCACGCCTCCCGCTGTTTGCTGTTCTGTTCTTCGTCGCTATAGCCGCGATTTTGCTGCTTAAACCTTCCGAAGCAGTCGTCGTTGAAGCCGCTGACGCAAGTAAGAACGTCACTGTCAAATCCGAATCCGCCGCGACCACGCAACAGCAGGCCGCACCCGGAACCGTCATTCACACTGCTAAATCAGGCGACACGGTTCCCATGCTCGTCCGTAAATATCTGTGGGACAGCAAGTACATGACCTCGTCCGAGTTTGAGGCGGCGATCAGGCAGGCGAACCCGACAGTCAAGGGTACCTTCCTCAAGGCGGGGGAAAATGTCGTCGTGCCAGGCATCGAACCCGTTCAGTCCGAAAAGCTGATTTCGGTGCCGAAGGACTATGAGGTCCGGGCGATTTACCTGACCGGCATCATGGCGGCGAGCGAAAAGGGCATCAACATTGTCCGCCAGTGGCGCAAGGTCGGTGGCAACGCAGTTGTCTTCGACATCAAGGACAGCGATGGCTGGGTCAACATCAACTTTGACCATGAACTTGTGCCCAAGGGGCACAAGCCACCAATCAAAAATCTCGCGAAGTACACCAAGTTTCTTCACTCCATGGGCATGCACGCCATCGCTCGTATTGCGATCTTCCGCGACGAGGCCATCGTGGTGCAGCATCCGGAATTGGCCGTAAAGTCCCGCCGCACCGGGCAGCCTTGGCAAGAGAATGGCAAGCTGGTTTGGACTGACGTTTCCAACCAGAAGGTCCAGGCTTACAACATCGCCCTGGCCAAGCATGCAGCTCTATCCGGTGTGGATGAAGTGCAATTCGACTATGTCCGTTTCCCGGCCGAGGGAGATCAGAAAGACGCGAAGTTCGCGTTCGAAACTGCGAACCCCACCTGGAAACGTACCGATGTCATTACCGATTTCCTGAAGGACGCCTACGCTGAACTGCACCCGACTGGTGTCCTGTTCTCGCTCGACGTCTTCGGCGTCATGGCCTGGCAGCGCTCGGTTGACCTTGCTCACACGGGTCAGGACATCCCGAGCATGGCGAAGTACTGCGATGTCCTGTCGCCCATGATCTACCCGTCGCACTTCTTCGGCATGGATGGCTACGCCAGTCCGGGCGACGCGCCGGAGCACTTCATCGGCACTTCGATGGATCGCTTCCGCACCATCACGAAGGACACGAACGTTGTTCTTCGCCCGTGGCTGCAAGCCTTTGCCTGGAAAACCAAGACCTACTCGCCCGAGTACATTCAGGTGCAGGTCGCTACCTCTGCCAGCAAAGGTGGCGTCGGCTTCCTGTTCTGGAATGCGCGCAATGACTACAGCAAGCCCTATGCGGCCATGCCGGTGATGGCGAAGAACCAGAAGTTCTTCCGTGGCGACGAGTACGACAGACTTCCTAAGCCTGCTGCGGCCGACCCGGTGACCAATACGGCTCAGTCCAAGTTCCATCCCAGCGGGCCGTAATTGCCGCGATTCTCAAGAGCCCACGGTACGCCGTGGGCATCTTCTTTTTGGTTTGTTGCTAACAGTTTTTTGCGTCTGGTTTGGCCCGCCAGACGGGCCAGTACCGAAATTCCTACCGTATAATGAAAACTGATTAAGCGTCTTGCCTGATTGTCCAACGTCCAATTGAGGAGTTGACCTGAGGGGTGGACGCTAGGGCTGTGTACGTACCCCGATTTTGCAGGGAGGGCCGGGAATGGCCATTCAGAGGACCGAAAAGATTTGGCACAACGGTCGTTTCATCAACTGGGACGACGCGACATTGCATGTGATGGCTCACGTGGTGAACTATGGGTCATCGTTGTTTGAGGGTATTCGCTGTTATTCGCATCCGTCCGGTCCCGCCGTATTCCGGGCGCACGAGCACATGCAACGCCTCATTGATTCGGCAAAGATCTACCGTATCGAAGTCCCGTTCAACCGCGACGAACTGGTCAGCGCCATGGTTGAACTGATCGGGATCAACAAGGTCAGCCCCTGCTACATCCGGCCGATCGTGCTTCGCGGTTACGGTGAAGCCGGCGTGAATCCCTTCCCAGCGCCGATCGAGGTTTACATCGCCAATTATCCGTGGGGCAAATACCTGGGCAAGTCCGACGAAGGCGTCGACGTCTGCGTTTCGTCATGGACCCGTATCGCTCCGAACACGCTGCCGGCGATGGCGAAGTCCGGCGCCAACTACATGAATTCGCAGCTCATTAAAATGGAAGCGATCAGCAACGGTTACGTCGAGGGCATTGCACTCGACATCAACGGCATGGTCAGCGAAGGGTCCGGCGAAAACCTGTTCCTCGTTCGCAACGGCAAGCTGATCACCGCGCCGCTTGGAAACTCGGTGCTTCCGGGAATCACCCGCGATTCTGTCCTCCAGATCGCCCGTGACCTCGACATCCCGGTGGTCGAGCAGATGATCCCGCGTGAAATGCTCTACATCGCCGACGAAGTCTTCTTTAGCGGCACCGCGGCCGAAGTCACGCCGATCCGCTCCGTGGACAAGATCAAGGTTGGCGACGGCTCGGTCGGACCGATCACGAAGGCCGTTCAGAAGGAGTTCTTCGGGATCGTAGAAGGGCGCATTCCGGACCGCCACAATTGGTTCACTCCGGTTTCGGTCAAGCAACCGGTTGGTGTGTAGAACGTTCTCTGCCTCGAAAGGCTCGGTCTTCGGACCGAGCCTTTGTATTTCTGGAACGAATCCACAGCCTGTTCGCGCCGAACTGTCCGGCGGTGGTTTAGACTTTCTCACTGCATATCCGTAGTCCAGCCAGACAGGAGGCTTTTATGGCAACTGCAACCATGCCCCAGGTCACACCTGATTTCGTATTGACCAGCCGCGATTTCGCTCTCGCCGGATTCGACCGCGAGAAGGTCGCCACCAAGCGCGTTATCGAAGCAATTCCCGAAGCCAAGAAGAACTGGAAGCCCGACGAGAAATCCAAGACCGCCGAAGAACTCGCGTGGCACATCGCATCGGTGGAAGTTGGTTTTCTGCACGCGGTCGCCAAGGGCAATTTTGCCACGATGGAGGAGGAAGAGAGAGTTATGAAGAATCCTCCAAAAACCATTGCCGAGATTGCCAAGTGGTATGAGGAGAATCTTCCGAAAGCGATTGCAGCGGTCCAGAAAATGACGATCGAGCAGTTGCTGACGCCGATCGATTTCTATGGCGCCTTCAACTTCCCGGCGTTCATGTACCTGGAGTTCGCAAAAGTTCACAGCATCCATCATCGTGGATGGCTGGCGAGCTATCTGCGTCCGATGGGCGGCAAAGTGCCCAGCATTTACGGCGGCAGCGCCGACGAACCCTGGCAAGGATAAATCCACTTCCAAGGACCCAGCCTTTACGGTTCTTCGAGCGTAAGGGCTGGGGTCACTACCACGAAAAGTCCCCCGACTTCCGTTACTTCTACGAATACCACCTCATTGCGTATGCTGCTCTGTCCGTGATACTTTCAGCCCACTTTCAGCTGTTCCGGAAAAGCTATGCCGATGCAAATTGATGACCTGCTCCGTATTGCGATGGAGCGGAAGGCCTCTGACCTTCACCTGAAGGTCGGGAACTATCCTCACATCCGTGTGGATGGTGAACTCGCTCCCTTAACGGATCAGACGCGCGTGAGCGCCGAAGACATGCTGAACATGGCGTTCAGCATGATGTCGAACCGGCAGAAGCAGAAGTTCAAGGAGAATGCCGAACTCGACATGGCCTACGGCGTCGCTGGTCTCGGCCGCTTCCGTGTGAACGTGTTTCAGCAGCGCGGCAATGTCGGATTGGTTCTCCGCGTTATTCCGACCAAGATCAAGCCCATCGACGAGCTTTACCTGCCTCGCATTGTGGACAAGATCTGTGACGAACCTCGTGGGCTGGTGCTGGTCACCGGCGTTACGGGTTCCGGTAAGTCCACGACTTTGGCGGCGATGATCGACCGCATCAACTCGATGCGTTCCGAGCACATCATCACCATTGAGGACCCGATCGAATTCCTCCATCGCGACAAGAAGGGATTCGTCAACCAGCGCGAAGTCGAAGTGGACACACCATCGTTCGCGTCGGCTTTACGCGCCAGCTTGCGTCAGGATCCGGACGTGATCCTCGTCGGCGAAATGCGCGACCTGGAGACGATTTCGACTGCGCTGCACGCGGCTGAAACC includes:
- a CDS encoding Xaa-Pro peptidase family protein; this encodes MSQNGRRQLLLKDIEKRGLDTLLVTHLPNVRYLTGFTGTAGVLVFSGGRSIFITDGRYKSQAQEQVKGARVLISKGPALEAAAQQIVRLQAGNVGIEAEHMQVWLRSRLRKMLPAKVKLKETTGLVESIRTIKDSEEVSSIRRAVQLGVDLFEVALKAIRPGVRETEVAAELEYEARKRGAQKMSFETIVASGPRSALPHGVASDARIPSRGFVVLDYGVILGGYCSDMTRTVHVGRPSAEARRMYEAVLDSQLAGIRAVQPGATAGDVDYACRSVLRNTKIGDVGLDRFFIHSTGHGVGLEIHEGPRLARDQKEILRPGMVITIEPGVYVEKAGGVRIEDMVAVTDDGCDVLTSLSKELIIL
- the accB gene encoding acetyl-CoA carboxylase biotin carboxyl carrier protein; the encoded protein is MNQKEIRELIEFLIDKDIAEFELERGDVKLRVRRGGAVAPVMTIAAPAAVAPASAPVAHTAAPVSTAASAPSAPASAAAPAAEEDETAGAHVIKSPIVGTFYESPSPGAPPFVKPGDPVSVGQVLCIVEAMKLMNEIESDFSGTIVKRFVENGQPVEYGQALFAVKP
- a CDS encoding putative glycoside hydrolase yields the protein MSSNSRLPLFAVLFFVAIAAILLLKPSEAVVVEAADASKNVTVKSESAATTQQQAAPGTVIHTAKSGDTVPMLVRKYLWDSKYMTSSEFEAAIRQANPTVKGTFLKAGENVVVPGIEPVQSEKLISVPKDYEVRAIYLTGIMAASEKGINIVRQWRKVGGNAVVFDIKDSDGWVNINFDHELVPKGHKPPIKNLAKYTKFLHSMGMHAIARIAIFRDEAIVVQHPELAVKSRRTGQPWQENGKLVWTDVSNQKVQAYNIALAKHAALSGVDEVQFDYVRFPAEGDQKDAKFAFETANPTWKRTDVITDFLKDAYAELHPTGVLFSLDVFGVMAWQRSVDLAHTGQDIPSMAKYCDVLSPMIYPSHFFGMDGYASPGDAPEHFIGTSMDRFRTITKDTNVVLRPWLQAFAWKTKTYSPEYIQVQVATSASKGGVGFLFWNARNDYSKPYAAMPVMAKNQKFFRGDEYDRLPKPAAADPVTNTAQSKFHPSGP
- a CDS encoding AAA family ATPase; the protein is MRTGINAVLDPNRRSGDASEFDAALRRRIVGQDQAVDKVVEIYQMFLAGLNPPGRPVGNLLFLGPTGSGKTRVVESLAESLFGDPRALIKIDCAEFQHSHEIAKLIGSPPGYLGHRETHPLLTQEALNQWHTDKLKLSILLFDEIEKASDALWQLLLGILDKATLTLGDNRRVDLSQCLIVMTSNLGASEMSDLVGGGMGFGPKAPFVDAKLDEKMTRTAQDAARRKFSPEFMNRIDKVVVFKTLRPEHLEQILEIELGMVQQRILQATGNNQFVFSCTPAVKQFLLKEGTDPKYGARHLKRAIERHIVFPLANLVATSQVKLGDFVRIDIEKDGKMRFIKEAEGALVPVLLEKYGPEFAVPQAAKATRAASRREFNASSDHK
- a CDS encoding DinB family protein, with the translated sequence MATATMPQVTPDFVLTSRDFALAGFDREKVATKRVIEAIPEAKKNWKPDEKSKTAEELAWHIASVEVGFLHAVAKGNFATMEEEERVMKNPPKTIAEIAKWYEENLPKAIAAVQKMTIEQLLTPIDFYGAFNFPAFMYLEFAKVHSIHHRGWLASYLRPMGGKVPSIYGGSADEPWQG
- a CDS encoding branched-chain amino acid transaminase, which codes for MAIQRTEKIWHNGRFINWDDATLHVMAHVVNYGSSLFEGIRCYSHPSGPAVFRAHEHMQRLIDSAKIYRIEVPFNRDELVSAMVELIGINKVSPCYIRPIVLRGYGEAGVNPFPAPIEVYIANYPWGKYLGKSDEGVDVCVSSWTRIAPNTLPAMAKSGANYMNSQLIKMEAISNGYVEGIALDINGMVSEGSGENLFLVRNGKLITAPLGNSVLPGITRDSVLQIARDLDIPVVEQMIPREMLYIADEVFFSGTAAEVTPIRSVDKIKVGDGSVGPITKAVQKEFFGIVEGRIPDRHNWFTPVSVKQPVGV
- a CDS encoding M48 family metallopeptidase — its product is MRHNALSRILAVILVFGITVPSWAQAMVPLPKPGGSNFFSPEQDVELGKQNAAEVKKQMPLLPDSSPITQYVQSIGKKLANTMPQPNWPYEFHVVQQKDINAFALPGGPIFVNLGTIQAADNEAQLAGVIAHEMSHVYYRHSTNQASKQMMAQVPLAILGGMLGNGVMGQVARLGLSFGVGSVFLKYSRSAESQADAVGARILYNAGYNPVEMANFFRKLEQESGGGGAAGPQFLSDHPNPGNRVTAVSKEVSQFPRKSFAGSSSEFNRIHQQAANVKGYSAQEIQQRAQGQASTVSDAGIGAVQPSGSMQSLNHGAYTVSYPSNWKVFGNQESAVTIAPEAGISQDAVAYGVIINGFQPESSTMRDATNELVASLKQSNPDLRTVNSGDDIRVNGTTGRSVDLTGTSPIQDSSGKKLRERDWLVTMPRKDGTVLYFVFISPERDFSKLRPTFEQMLRSVKLK
- the accC gene encoding acetyl-CoA carboxylase biotin carboxylase subunit, which produces MFRKILIANRGEIALRVICACKELGIKTVAIYSEADRNSLHVRFADEAICIGPPKVQESYLNIPAVISAAEIANVEAIHPGYGLLSENANFAEVVETCGMKFIGPPPEVTRLMGEKEKARAAMKAAGVPILPGSEGLLSSADEAMEYAKSVGFPVIVKAAHGGGGRGMRVIRNEEELPNAFHAASSEAAAAFGNGDMYMEKFIEHPRHIEFQVLADQHGNVVSLGERECSIQRRHQKLLEEAPSVKVTPELRKEIGELLSRTLSKIGYVNAGTIEFLMDEDGKLYFIEMNTRIQVEHPVTEMVTNVDLVKSQIRIALGEKLDSVLRGTPAPAGHAIECRINAEHPEKFTPSAGKIKVFNPPGGTGVRLDTAAYAEAVIPPYYDSLIAKLIVRGRDRDEAISRMSRALEMFIVEGIHTSIPLHKRILQHPDFRSGNFDTKFMERLLAEQK
- a CDS encoding type IV pilus twitching motility protein PilT — translated: MPMQIDDLLRIAMERKASDLHLKVGNYPHIRVDGELAPLTDQTRVSAEDMLNMAFSMMSNRQKQKFKENAELDMAYGVAGLGRFRVNVFQQRGNVGLVLRVIPTKIKPIDELYLPRIVDKICDEPRGLVLVTGVTGSGKSTTLAAMIDRINSMRSEHIITIEDPIEFLHRDKKGFVNQREVEVDTPSFASALRASLRQDPDVILVGEMRDLETISTALHAAETGHLVFSTLHTLDAVETINRIISVFPPPEQKQVRMQLAATLRSVISQRLVRRADGAGRVPAVEVLISTAYVRECIITPEKTRTIREALATGTSQYGMQTFDQSLYDLYSQGLISFEVALENASNPDDFKLRVAGISSTSESAREDMQASYGAGFAR